AAAGCAAGCTGTAAAAGTATTTCTTTTCCTTCCATAATTATCACCTACAATTTCTTATTATTTCTTCTGTTAACAAATTCGTGGTTCATGGTTCGTAGTCTGCAGTAATAATGGTATTATAACTACAAACTACGAGCCACAAACATAAATAAATCAGCTGTTAAATATTCTCTTATACAGAATAAGGGTATTCTCCATCAATAGCATTACCGTGTAGAATCTGTTCATAAAAATATCTGTTTTTATGATATCAGTCTATCAACGACGCTGTTGATAGGAAAACCCTTGATTTAAGCAACCCTTTTCAGTTAAATACCTTTCTAATTCCCCACCACGAAAATCTTCAACAGGTACTGTAAATATAATACCTGAACCCGGTTTCTTCATATCTCCACCCAGGATTTCTTCAATTGCATCCATAGCAGCAAGAACATGCTTTTCGCAGTAAACTACAGACATAATGGTTTTATTAAATTCGCCTGTATCATTTATTGCCCTCAATGCAGATCCAATGGCGGGCCTGCCTGTAAGATAGCTGTTATAGTAATTTCCACCTCCCATTGAATCAATAATGGTCGCACCTTTTAACCCGATATCCCTTAGAGTATTGATAATCTTTTTCAACTTTTTTGTATCACTGATAACCGCAAACATCACATACATGGTATCCCCCCTAATAATTATCAATAGTACTCGCTTTCATATTCCTTTTTAAGAATATTCTTTCTCTCCCTGCTTTCAATATGTCTCTCTAATTCTCCTCCTCTTAAATGTGTAACAGGAAGGACAAACATGATACCTTTGTTTGGTTTTTTCATATCTCCGCCAAGTATTTTCTCAATAGCATCCATTGCCTTTTCAACCTGCTCTTTTCTCTCGATGACTGAAAAAATAGTTTTATTAGACCTCCCTTCCCCCTCTAACGCTTTTGCAATGCCATAAATGAATGACATATTATGCGTTTGTTTGTTAAGAATTTTTTTTGAGCCCATGCTGTCTATAACAGTAGCACCTCTCAGTCCCAAATCCTTCATTTTTACCAGAATATCCGTCAGATATTCCACTTCATTAAGGACAATAAACAGGACATACATCTTTAACCCCTCCTTCATACCTCTGTTTTTATGCTGAGGCTTCTTTCAATTTTTCACTTTGTTCACTAGTGATTAGAGCATCAATAATTTCATCAAGGTCCCCATCCAAGATTGTTTCAATTTTATGAAGCGTTAAACCAATACGATGGTCAGTTACCCGTCCCTGTGGAAAGTTATAGGTGCGTATTCTTTCACTCCGGTCACCCGTACCGACCTGACTCTTCCTGGCCTGAGCGATTTCGGCATTTTGCTGTTCCTGCATTAATTCATACAGCCTGGAGCGTAAAATTTTCATTGCTTTGTCTTTATTCTTATGCTGTGATTTTTCATCCTGGCATGACACCACCAGACCGGTTGGTAAATGGGTAATTCGCACAGCTGAGTCGGTGGTATTTACGCACTGGCCTCCCGGGCCTCCGGCTCTAAATACATCAATCCTCAAATCATTTGGATTGATTTCAACTTCTACATCCTCTACTTCGGGAAGAACTGCTACGGTTACCGTCGAAGTATGAATTCTTCCGCCTGATTCAGTAGAAGGAATTCTCTGCACCCTGTGCACACCACTTTCAAATTTAAGCCTGCTGTATGCTCCCTGTCCTTCAATCATAAAAGCTACTTCTTTATAGCCGCCGATATCGGTAGGATTGGAGTTCATCATCTCTACCTTCCATCTCTTTCTTTCCGCATATCTCGAGTACATTCTCAGCAGATCAGCTGCAAACAGGGCTGCTTCCTCTCCGCCGGCTCCTCCACGGATTTCTACAATAACATTCTTCTCATCATTAGGGTCCTTAGGTAGAAGTAAAATTTTAAGTTCCTCTTTTATTTTTTCAATCTTTTCTTTACTTTCTTCCAGCTCCAGCTCTACCATTTCTTTAAAATCTTTGTCCAGTTTTTCATTTAATAGTTGTTTAGCCTCGGTTATAGTCTCATTTACCTTTTTGTATTCTTTATATTTGTTTACTATTGGAGTAATATCTGCGTGCTCTTTACAATACTTTCTCCACACTTCCTGATCAGCTATTACTTCAGGGTCACTTATTTTCTTGCTCAATTCTTCATATCTTTCTTCAATAAAAGCAAGTTTATCAAACATGTATCCACCTCTATTTAAAACTCGATTTTATTAACCTCGAACTAATACCATATTATATCATATATAACTAAAAAAAAGAAGTAAAGATTTTTATCTTTACTTCTCTATCTTAATCTCTATTTCATTTCCATGCTTTTTACATTTACTCCTTCAATAGAGGTTAGAGCTCCCATTAATTCATGGATCTTCTCTTCTTTATCTCTTACATTAAGAGTAATTAACCCATGTTGTTCTTCTCCGGGGTCATGTATGCCAAATCTTCCAAGAATACTGTCCCCAAATTCAGTTAAAACCTCCTGAACTCTCGGGGCTGCATCTGTCCTCTTATCTACAACAATTCCAACTATACTAAGATTTTTTTTCATCCTCTCACCCTCTGCATCCTGTGAATAATTAATATCTATATTCATTATTCACCATTCAGGGCTAATTATACATTTGATTGACGGAAATAAACACTAAAGATGAGAAAAGAGAGAAACTAATCTCTCTTCTCTATACTAGCCGTTCATCGCTCGAAGCTCTTCCTGCTCACTTACAGATAATACCAAATCGAGGTCTAGTAATATAATCATTCTATCCTCAATTTTTCCTACTCCACTTATGTATTTACGATTTACCCCCGTAACCAGCCTGGGAGCTGCTTCAATTTGGTCATTATCTATACGGACAATCTCACTAACTTCATCAACTATAAATCCAACATTAGAATCATTTACGTTTACGATTACAATCTTGGTATCATCATCAAACGGCTTGTCCACGAATTTAAACTTCTTCCTGAGACTAAATATCGGATGTACCTTTCCTCTTAAATTGATAATTCCTTCTATAAACTCAGGAGTATTAGGGATCTTTACAATCTGCACAGGCTTGATGATTTCCCTGACTTTCATGATGTCAACACCAAATTCTTCACTTTCTAACTTAAAGATTACTAATTGAGTACTTGCCATACAATACCCCCCTATTCTTTGAATTTACAATTGACAATGGACAATTTTCAATTATTTTAAATTAAGTTGTCCCAAACTCGCTGCCTTTAGATATGCATTAATAAAGCCATCCAGTTCCCCATCCATCACTGCATTGATATTTCCCATTTCAAAATTGGTCCTATGGTCCTTAACCAGATTATAGGGGTGGAATACATAAGACCTGATCTGACTTCCCCATGCTATATCTTTTTGTTCCCCCTTAATATCTTCAATCTTTTCTTTCTGCTCCCTTTCCTTTATTTCTATTAATTTTGCTTTGAGCATTTTCATAGCCGTTTCTCTATTCTGATGCTGAGAACGTTCATTTTGGCACTGTACAATAATTCCAGTAGGGATGTGAGTAATTCTTATTGCCGATTCTGTTTTGTTTACATGCTGCCCTCCTGCACCACCGGAACGGTAAGTGTCTATTTTCAAGTCCTCAGGGTTAATATTGATTTCTATGTCATCATCAATTTCAGGCATCACATCTACTGAAGCAAAGGAAGTATGCCTCCTTCCCGAAGCGTCAAACGGTGAAATTCTTACAAGCCTGTGAACACCCTTCTCGGATTTAGCATATCCGTAGGCATTTAACCCTTCAATTAAAATGGTTGCACTCTTGACCCCTGCATCATCACCCGCCAGATAGTCCAGCGTCTTAACACTAAATCCTCTTCGTTCAGCCCACCGGGTGTACATACGAAGAAGCATTTCAACCCAGTCTTGTGCCTCGGTCCCTCCAGCACCTGCATGTAAAGATAGGATAGCATTATTTTTATCATAAGGACCATTCAGCAAAGTTTCCAACTTCAGATCCTGTAGATTTTTCTGCAGCTTTTCAAAACTACTGCTTACTTCTTCAAGAACGGATATATCTTCTTCTTCAATCGCCAAATCCACCAGTGTGCTAAGATCTTCCCACTCCTGTCTTAGATTTTCAAACCTTTCTACTTTTTCCTTGAGGGCCTTGATTTTTTGCAGGACCTTCTGGGATTTCTCCATGTCATTCCAAAATTCAGGATCGGCTGACTGCTCCTCCAACTCCCTAATTTCATCCTTTAATTTAGGGATGTCAAAGTGAAGCCCCCATTTCATTGATATCTTCTTCCATTGCTTCCAGGTCAAGTCTGTACTGTTCAAACTCCAACATTTTATCAACACCTTTCTATAATCCTAATTCTTACTTATTGTAATAGAGCAAATGTGAAAAGTGCAGAGATTTTTCTCTCCACTCCTCACTATTCACTCCTCACTATTGTCCACAGCATTTCTTATATTTTTTGCCGCTTCCACACGGGCATGGGTCATTCCTTCCTATCTTTTCTCCTTTTACAACAGGTTTTGAAGGGCCGTCGCCATGTATCGCTTCTAT
The sequence above is a segment of the Petroclostridium xylanilyticum genome. Coding sequences within it:
- a CDS encoding P-II family nitrogen regulator, with the protein product MYVMFAVISDTKKLKKIINTLRDIGLKGATIIDSMGGGNYYNSYLTGRPAIGSALRAINDTGEFNKTIMSVVYCEKHVLAAMDAIEEILGGDMKKPGSGIIFTVPVEDFRGGELERYLTEKGCLNQGFSYQQRR
- the prfA gene encoding peptide chain release factor 1 yields the protein MFDKLAFIEERYEELSKKISDPEVIADQEVWRKYCKEHADITPIVNKYKEYKKVNETITEAKQLLNEKLDKDFKEMVELELEESKEKIEKIKEELKILLLPKDPNDEKNVIVEIRGGAGGEEAALFAADLLRMYSRYAERKRWKVEMMNSNPTDIGGYKEVAFMIEGQGAYSRLKFESGVHRVQRIPSTESGGRIHTSTVTVAVLPEVEDVEVEINPNDLRIDVFRAGGPGGQCVNTTDSAVRITHLPTGLVVSCQDEKSQHKNKDKAMKILRSRLYELMQEQQNAEIAQARKSQVGTGDRSERIRTYNFPQGRVTDHRIGLTLHKIETILDGDLDEIIDALITSEQSEKLKEASA
- a CDS encoding chemotaxis protein CheW gives rise to the protein MASTQLVIFKLESEEFGVDIMKVREIIKPVQIVKIPNTPEFIEGIINLRGKVHPIFSLRKKFKFVDKPFDDDTKIVIVNVNDSNVGFIVDEVSEIVRIDNDQIEAAPRLVTGVNRKYISGVGKIEDRMIILLDLDLVLSVSEQEELRAMNG
- the prfB gene encoding peptide chain release factor 2 (programmed frameshift), translating into MLEFEQYRLDLEAMEEDINEMGASLDIPKLKDEIRELEEQSADPEFWNDMEKSQKVLQKIKALKEKVERFENLRQEWEDLSTLVDLAIEEEDISVLEEVSSSFEKLQKNLQDLKLETLLNGPYDKNNAILSLHAGAGGTEAQDWVEMLLRMYTRWAERRGFSVKTLDYLAGDDAGVKSATILIEGLNAYGYAKSEKGVHRLVRISPFDASGRRHTSFASVDVMPEIDDDIEININPEDLKIDTYRSGGAGGQHVNKTESAIRITHIPTGIIVQCQNERSQHQNRETAMKMLKAKLIEIKEREQKEKIEDIKGEQKDIAWGSQIRSYVFHPYNLVKDHRTNFEMGNINAVMDGELDGFINAYLKAASLGQLNLK